Proteins encoded in a region of the Corynebacterium genitalium ATCC 33030 genome:
- a CDS encoding TetR/AcrR family transcriptional regulator translates to MTRTRLSVAERRHTLIDVASPLFASSSYSEVSTQDIAQAAGISVGLIFHHFGSKAGLYAAVVAQREEELTAAVAEAVEGLPPNTSTRGKVRAAAEVYLDHVAAHPLAWAAVVRGDTPQEVQFVRIEGRDTGVDKLRALVGADGERAAVAVSGFFGFVEAVCLDWADAGCPEDARRPIIDAALGALEGALGDWG, encoded by the coding sequence ATGACACGCACGCGGCTCAGCGTCGCAGAACGACGCCACACGCTTATCGACGTCGCCAGCCCCCTGTTCGCCTCCTCCAGCTACTCCGAGGTATCCACCCAGGACATTGCCCAAGCCGCGGGCATCTCGGTCGGGTTGATTTTCCACCACTTCGGTTCGAAGGCGGGACTGTACGCGGCTGTGGTTGCCCAGCGGGAGGAGGAGCTGACTGCGGCGGTGGCGGAGGCGGTCGAGGGACTGCCGCCGAATACGTCGACACGCGGCAAGGTCCGGGCGGCGGCGGAGGTCTACCTCGATCACGTTGCCGCTCACCCGTTGGCGTGGGCGGCGGTGGTGCGTGGGGATACGCCGCAGGAGGTCCAGTTTGTGAGGATTGAGGGGCGGGATACGGGCGTCGATAAGCTGCGGGCGCTGGTGGGCGCGGACGGTGAACGCGCAGCTGTCGCTGTATCCGGGTTCTTCGGATTCGTGGAGGCTGTGTGCCTCGATTGGGCGGATGCGGGATGCCCGGAGGATGCACGGCGGCCGATCATCGATGCAGCGTTGGGCGCGTTGGAGGGCGCGCTCGGCGACTGGGGTTAG
- a CDS encoding helix-turn-helix transcriptional regulator, producing the protein MSRDIDPHPNMVRQWRRWHELSQAELAQRVGVSRQTVANIEKGNYSPSVHLALDICRELGKTVEEVFGDQQRS; encoded by the coding sequence ATGTCGCGCGACATAGATCCACACCCGAACATGGTCCGCCAATGGCGGCGCTGGCACGAGCTTTCGCAAGCCGAGCTTGCCCAACGCGTCGGTGTCTCCCGGCAGACCGTAGCCAACATCGAAAAAGGAAACTATTCCCCTTCGGTTCACCTGGCGCTCGACATTTGCCGCGAACTCGGCAAAACGGTTGAGGAAGTCTTCGGTGACCAGCAAAGGAGCTGA
- a CDS encoding SDR family NAD(P)-dependent oxidoreductase: MNAEQNAQKYAIVTGAASGIGKEVARQLADDGWHVAITDINADGRER, from the coding sequence ATGAACGCAGAGCAGAATGCGCAGAAGTACGCCATCGTGACGGGTGCCGCATCCGGCATTGGCAAGGAAGTCGCTCGCCAACTTGCCGACGATGGATGGCACGTCGCCATCACCGACATCAACGCCGATGGACGCGAAAGGTGA
- a CDS encoding MIP/aquaporin family protein, with amino-acid sequence MNDIARKALAEALATLLFVFTIITAVAAADNFAPVAIGMALMVLVYSTGHISGGHVNPAVSLGAWIRGAMTATEMLIYWAAQIVGGILGALLTRAVISDPVEAAQIQSLPAFVVEAVFTFILVWVVLNVATSKETDGNSFFGLAIGATVMTGAFAVGPISGGGFNPAVAIGLCVNGNFAWDNVWLYILAPLVGAALAALAFRVLSPADVEHDLQA; translated from the coding sequence ATGAACGATATTGCACGCAAGGCGCTCGCGGAGGCCCTGGCCACCCTGCTGTTCGTCTTCACCATCATCACCGCTGTCGCCGCTGCCGACAACTTCGCGCCCGTAGCCATTGGTATGGCACTGATGGTGCTGGTGTACTCCACCGGCCACATCTCCGGTGGACACGTGAACCCGGCTGTCTCCCTCGGTGCCTGGATTCGCGGTGCTATGACCGCCACCGAGATGCTCATCTACTGGGCTGCTCAGATCGTCGGCGGCATCCTTGGCGCCCTGCTGACCCGTGCCGTCATCTCTGATCCGGTCGAGGCTGCGCAGATCCAGTCTCTGCCGGCCTTTGTTGTAGAGGCCGTGTTCACCTTCATCCTCGTGTGGGTCGTGCTGAATGTGGCCACCTCCAAAGAGACCGACGGTAACTCCTTCTTTGGCCTGGCCATCGGTGCCACCGTGATGACCGGTGCCTTCGCTGTCGGCCCCATCTCCGGCGGCGGGTTCAATCCGGCCGTGGCAATTGGGCTGTGCGTCAACGGCAACTTCGCGTGGGACAACGTGTGGCTCTACATTCTCGCGCCGCTGGTTGGTGCAGCCTTGGCGGCGCTCGCGTTCCGCGTTCTCAGCCCGGCTGACGTCGAGCACGACCTGCAGGCCTAA
- a CDS encoding copper-translocating P-type ATPase, producing MTSPHHGNHSSSPHSPEMNHTEHANHTDHSGHEDHQVHNHGEHAGHSTAMFRQRFWWSLLLSVPIVIFSPMVADLLGYDLPEFPGSSWIPPVLGTVIFVYGGSPFLKGGWKELKSRQPGMMLLIAMAITVAFVASWVTTLGVGGFDLDFWWELALLVTIMLLGHWLEMRALGSASSALDALAALLPDEAEKIVDGQAHTVAISELSVDDVVLVRAGARVPADGTIIDGAAEFDEAMITGESRPVFHETGAKVVAGTVATDNTVRVRVEATGGDTALAGIQNMVADAQSSSSQAQALADRAAALLFWFALISATITAIVWTIIGSPGDAVVRTVTVLVIACPHALGLAIPLVIAISTERAAKSGVLIKDRMALERMRTVDVVLFDKTGTLTEGAHAVTGVAAVEGITEGELLAIAAAAEADSEHPVARAIVTAASEHPEASRMVLRGTGFTAASGRGVRATVDGSEILVGGPNMLREFNLTNPGVLEEQTGEWTQRGAGVLHVVQDGQIIGALAVEDTVRPESRAAVKALQDRGVKVAMITGDAQQVAQAVGQDLGIDEVFAEVLPQDKDTKVTQLQERGLTVAMVGDGVNDAPALTRAEVGIAIGAGTDVAMESAGVVLASDDPRAVLSMIELSQASYRKMIQNLIWASGYNIVAVPLAAGVLAPIGVVLSPAVGAILMSASTIVVALNAQLLRRIDLDPAHLAPTDRQEDPARSASPVTNGR from the coding sequence ATGACCAGCCCACACCACGGTAACCACAGCAGCAGTCCCCACTCCCCGGAGATGAATCACACCGAGCACGCCAACCACACCGACCATTCGGGACATGAGGATCACCAGGTCCACAACCACGGCGAGCACGCTGGCCACAGCACGGCGATGTTCAGGCAGCGTTTTTGGTGGTCGTTGCTCCTGTCGGTCCCGATCGTGATCTTCAGCCCAATGGTCGCTGACCTGCTCGGCTACGACCTCCCCGAATTCCCGGGCTCATCCTGGATTCCCCCGGTACTCGGCACCGTCATTTTTGTCTACGGTGGCAGCCCTTTCCTCAAGGGCGGATGGAAAGAACTGAAATCCCGCCAACCCGGGATGATGCTGCTGATCGCGATGGCGATCACGGTGGCGTTTGTCGCCTCCTGGGTGACCACCCTGGGTGTGGGCGGGTTTGACCTGGACTTCTGGTGGGAACTGGCCCTGCTGGTGACCATCATGCTGCTGGGCCACTGGTTGGAGATGCGCGCCCTGGGTTCTGCCTCTTCCGCTCTCGACGCCCTGGCGGCGCTGCTGCCCGACGAGGCCGAGAAAATTGTCGACGGGCAGGCCCACACCGTGGCCATTTCGGAGCTCAGCGTCGATGACGTGGTGCTGGTGAGGGCCGGGGCCCGGGTACCGGCGGATGGCACGATCATCGACGGAGCGGCAGAATTCGACGAGGCGATGATCACCGGTGAATCCCGACCTGTCTTCCACGAGACCGGCGCGAAGGTGGTCGCCGGGACCGTGGCCACCGACAACACTGTGCGTGTCCGGGTGGAGGCCACCGGTGGAGACACCGCTCTGGCCGGCATCCAAAACATGGTCGCTGATGCCCAGTCCTCCTCCTCGCAGGCTCAGGCCTTGGCGGACCGGGCCGCGGCCCTCCTGTTTTGGTTCGCCCTGATTTCGGCCACTATCACTGCGATTGTCTGGACGATCATCGGCAGCCCCGGTGACGCGGTGGTCCGCACCGTCACGGTGTTGGTCATCGCTTGTCCGCATGCCCTGGGATTGGCGATTCCGTTGGTGATTGCGATCTCCACCGAGCGGGCGGCCAAGTCCGGGGTGTTGATTAAGGATCGGATGGCACTGGAGCGGATGCGCACCGTCGATGTGGTCCTGTTCGACAAGACCGGCACCCTGACCGAGGGTGCGCACGCGGTCACCGGTGTCGCAGCTGTCGAGGGCATCACCGAGGGCGAGCTGCTGGCTATTGCGGCGGCGGCCGAGGCTGACAGCGAGCACCCCGTCGCACGCGCCATTGTTACCGCCGCGAGTGAGCACCCCGAGGCCTCACGAATGGTGCTGCGCGGCACCGGTTTTACCGCGGCCTCCGGCCGGGGCGTGCGCGCCACCGTTGATGGCTCCGAGATCCTCGTCGGCGGGCCGAACATGCTCCGCGAATTCAACCTGACCAACCCCGGTGTGCTCGAAGAGCAGACTGGGGAGTGGACTCAACGCGGGGCCGGAGTCCTCCACGTGGTCCAGGACGGACAGATCATCGGTGCCCTGGCCGTCGAGGATACGGTCCGCCCCGAATCCCGCGCGGCGGTAAAGGCCCTGCAGGACCGCGGGGTCAAGGTCGCGATGATCACCGGTGACGCGCAGCAGGTGGCCCAGGCGGTTGGCCAGGACCTGGGGATCGATGAGGTCTTCGCCGAGGTCCTGCCCCAGGACAAGGACACCAAGGTCACCCAGTTACAGGAGCGTGGCCTGACTGTGGCGATGGTCGGTGACGGTGTCAACGACGCCCCCGCTCTGACCCGCGCGGAGGTCGGTATCGCCATCGGGGCCGGCACCGATGTGGCGATGGAGTCCGCCGGAGTGGTCCTGGCCAGTGATGACCCTCGGGCGGTGTTGTCGATGATTGAGCTCTCGCAGGCCAGCTACCGCAAGATGATCCAGAACCTCATCTGGGCCTCTGGCTACAACATCGTCGCCGTGCCGCTGGCCGCCGGTGTACTCGCCCCCATCGGGGTGGTGCTCTCCCCGGCCGTGGGCGCGATCTTGATGTCTGCCTCGACCATCGTGGTGGCCCTCAACGCCCAGCTGCTACGCCGGATCGATCTGGACCCGGCCCACCTAGCCCCCACCGATCGACAGGAGGACCCTGCCAGGTCCGCCTCTCCCGTGACCAACGGTCGCTGA
- a CDS encoding heavy-metal-associated domain-containing protein: MKSESSSDPTNPITTPTPHLLPVASYQMEGLTCGHCAGRVTEAVQALPLVDDVQVDLAAGGGCTVTVTGAVSAEEARQANEEVGYAAF, translated from the coding sequence ATGAAGAGTGAAAGCTCATCCGACCCCACCAACCCGATAACCACGCCGACTCCTCACCTGCTGCCGGTGGCCTCCTACCAGATGGAAGGCCTGACCTGCGGGCACTGCGCCGGGCGGGTGACTGAGGCGGTCCAGGCCCTGCCGCTCGTTGACGACGTCCAGGTAGATCTTGCCGCCGGGGGCGGCTGTACGGTCACCGTCACCGGAGCCGTTTCCGCGGAGGAGGCGCGCCAGGCCAACGAAGAAGTCGGTTACGCCGCTTTCTGA
- a CDS encoding sensor histidine kinase has translation MKHGPGLTFRFLAAQVVVVVISLLVAAAVATIVGPTLFHDHMLMTGREDPSLELFHAEQAYRDANLITLAVALPTALFSTLLASLWLSRRLRTPLQGLTRAAASVAGGNYRVRVPAGNAGPEVSTLAQAFNTMANRMEHTEQVRRQMLSDLAHEMGTPLSVLAVYLDGLQDGVVDWNLSTHQIMSDQLTRLTRLIEDIDDVSRAQEDRIDLDLAEEGLDELLHVAAAAAGEAYADKGVGLHIEAGHDTARVMVDRQRFGQVMGNLLSNALRHTPTGGRVQVTVRQQGASAALIDITDTGDGIPPDQLEHIFERFYRGDTARSRDKGGAGIGLTISRALIEAHGGTLTAASPGAGHGSVFTLRLPLSSPVKEPPAMTTTHPGDDHDSHYPLAGTPGGIP, from the coding sequence ATGAAGCACGGACCCGGCCTGACCTTCCGCTTCCTGGCCGCCCAGGTGGTGGTCGTGGTGATCAGCCTGCTGGTGGCCGCGGCCGTGGCCACAATCGTAGGCCCGACCCTGTTCCATGATCATATGCTGATGACCGGCCGGGAGGATCCCTCGCTGGAGCTGTTCCACGCCGAGCAAGCCTACCGGGACGCCAACCTGATCACCCTGGCCGTAGCCCTGCCCACCGCCTTGTTCAGTACCCTACTGGCCAGCCTGTGGTTGTCTCGTCGACTGCGCACCCCCCTGCAGGGCCTGACGCGCGCGGCCGCCTCCGTCGCCGGTGGCAACTACCGGGTACGCGTCCCCGCGGGGAACGCCGGCCCGGAGGTGAGCACGCTGGCACAAGCCTTCAACACCATGGCTAATCGGATGGAACACACCGAACAGGTCCGCCGCCAAATGCTCTCGGACCTGGCCCACGAAATGGGCACCCCTCTGTCTGTGCTCGCGGTCTACCTCGATGGCCTCCAGGACGGTGTCGTGGACTGGAACCTGTCTACTCACCAGATCATGTCCGACCAACTCACCCGTCTGACCCGGCTGATCGAGGATATCGACGATGTGTCCCGGGCCCAGGAAGACCGCATTGACCTAGACTTGGCCGAGGAGGGGCTCGATGAACTGCTCCACGTCGCGGCCGCCGCCGCGGGGGAAGCCTACGCCGACAAGGGCGTCGGTCTACACATCGAGGCTGGCCACGACACCGCCCGGGTAATGGTGGACCGGCAACGCTTCGGCCAGGTGATGGGCAACCTGCTGTCCAACGCCCTGCGGCACACCCCAACCGGTGGACGGGTCCAGGTCACCGTCCGCCAACAGGGGGCTTCCGCCGCGCTCATTGATATCACCGACACCGGCGACGGCATCCCGCCCGACCAGCTCGAGCACATCTTCGAACGCTTCTACCGGGGTGATACTGCCCGGAGCCGGGACAAGGGTGGGGCCGGCATCGGTCTGACCATCTCCCGTGCTCTGATCGAAGCTCACGGCGGCACCTTAACCGCCGCCTCACCCGGAGCCGGTCACGGATCGGTGTTCACCCTCCGCCTCCCGTTGTCCTCTCCTGTGAAGGAACCACCTGCGATGACCACCACTCACCCCGGCGACGATCACGACTCTCACTACCCCTTGGCGGGTACCCCTGGGGGTATACCATGA
- a CDS encoding response regulator transcription factor → MDDRALTIATLPGRVLVVDDEQPLAQMVASYLIRAGFDTRQAYTGTQAVDEARRFSPDVVVLDLGLPELDGLEVCGRIRTFSDCYILMLTARGTEDDKITGLTLGADDYITKPFGIRELVTRVHAVLRRPRTSTIPPQVTTPLTVGELTIDPAAHKVQVGEVVVDLTRTEFELLVTLALRPGQVLTRHDLVTEVWDTTWVGDERIVDVHIGNLRRKLGTDTRGRGFIETVRGVGYRVGQP, encoded by the coding sequence ATGGATGACCGCGCGCTGACCATCGCCACGCTCCCGGGGCGGGTGCTGGTGGTCGACGATGAACAACCCCTGGCCCAGATGGTGGCCTCCTACCTCATCCGGGCCGGCTTCGACACCCGTCAGGCCTACACGGGAACTCAGGCCGTGGACGAGGCCCGTCGCTTTTCCCCCGATGTCGTGGTGTTGGATCTGGGTCTGCCCGAACTCGACGGTCTAGAGGTCTGCGGACGGATCCGCACCTTCTCGGACTGCTACATCCTCATGCTCACCGCCCGCGGCACCGAGGACGACAAGATCACCGGTTTGACCCTGGGGGCCGATGACTACATCACTAAACCCTTCGGCATCCGGGAACTGGTGACCCGGGTGCATGCGGTGCTACGCCGCCCCCGCACCAGCACCATCCCGCCGCAGGTTACCACCCCGTTGACCGTCGGTGAGCTCACCATTGACCCCGCCGCCCACAAGGTGCAGGTGGGGGAGGTGGTCGTGGATCTCACCCGCACGGAGTTCGAGCTGCTGGTCACCCTGGCCCTGCGCCCAGGCCAGGTGCTCACCCGCCACGACCTGGTCACCGAGGTTTGGGATACCACCTGGGTGGGGGATGAGCGCATCGTCGATGTCCACATCGGCAACCTGCGCCGCAAGCTCGGCACCGATACCCGGGGGCGGGGCTTCATCGAAACCGTGCGTGGAGTGGGCTACCGGGTGGGGCAACCATGA
- a CDS encoding CueP family metal-binding protein: MKRAAIAAAALALTLTGCSAADPEPAVTAEATQDKFLTAHGLAAMDATEIIDHLDQEAVADRPTDLIASVRPNELVLSDENQEVALDLPQDLTYVSIAPYVTQTHDCFYHSLTTCLGELRNAPVQVTVTDETTGEVLIDEQTTTFDNGFVGFWLPREATGTIEVTHQGRTGVTEFSTTADGATCVTDLPLT, translated from the coding sequence GTGAAACGAGCAGCGATCGCAGCCGCCGCCCTCGCCCTGACCCTCACCGGGTGCTCGGCCGCCGACCCGGAGCCCGCCGTTACCGCGGAGGCGACCCAGGATAAGTTCTTGACCGCCCACGGTCTGGCCGCCATGGACGCAACCGAGATCATCGACCACCTCGACCAGGAGGCGGTTGCCGACCGCCCCACCGACCTGATCGCCTCGGTTCGCCCCAATGAGCTGGTGCTCTCGGATGAGAACCAGGAGGTGGCCCTCGACCTGCCCCAGGACCTGACCTACGTTTCGATTGCCCCCTACGTGACCCAGACCCATGACTGCTTTTACCACAGTCTGACCACCTGCCTGGGTGAACTGCGCAATGCGCCCGTCCAGGTCACGGTCACCGATGAGACCACCGGGGAGGTCCTGATCGACGAGCAAACCACCACGTTCGACAACGGGTTTGTCGGCTTCTGGCTCCCGCGTGAGGCCACCGGAACGATTGAGGTCACCCACCAGGGACGTACCGGTGTCACTGAGTTCTCCACCACCGCTGATGGTGCCACGTGTGTCACGGACCTGCCCCTGACGTGA
- a CDS encoding multicopper oxidase family protein — protein sequence MMNAFSRRQFLLGGLVLAGTGAVAACTSDPGPAASAPGPSLRPTPTPTALGEPTVRRTLTARPLSLDIGGIEAKTWGYVSDTGDAAIEATAGDVLQVDITNELPESTSIHWHGIALHNAADGVPGMTQDPIEPGESFSYVFEVPHGGTYFYHSHTGLQLDRGLHAPLIIRDPQDAEDQDVEWTIVLDDWVDGIQGTPDDELDKLTGMGSGDHNGRMGMGGHGQMMHGTPDRVLGGDAGDVMYPHYLINGRIPRAHRTFEARPGDKARLRFINSGGDTIFKVALGGHRMTVTHTDGFPVQPWETESIYLSMGERVDVEVILGDGIFPLTALAVGKDDRAFAVIRTAGGQAPRPDVDFPELSSTGLLLSSLKPADRALLPEGTPDREVSIDLGGQMMPYEWSILTDGQSSSATVQEGQRLRMVMRNRTMMPHPMHIHGHTWALPGSGGLRKDTVLLRHGETMIADLIADNPGEWAFHCHNAYHLETGMLSSLRYE from the coding sequence ATGATGAACGCTTTTTCCCGACGACAGTTTCTGCTCGGCGGGCTCGTCCTCGCCGGCACCGGGGCCGTGGCCGCCTGCACCAGCGACCCTGGACCCGCTGCCTCGGCACCAGGTCCCTCCCTTCGCCCCACTCCCACCCCCACTGCGCTCGGTGAGCCGACGGTGCGCCGGACACTGACCGCCCGACCCCTCTCCCTGGATATCGGCGGCATCGAAGCCAAGACGTGGGGATACGTCTCTGACACCGGGGATGCGGCCATTGAGGCCACCGCCGGCGACGTCCTCCAGGTCGATATCACCAATGAACTGCCTGAGAGCACCTCCATCCACTGGCATGGCATCGCACTCCACAACGCAGCCGACGGTGTGCCCGGCATGACCCAGGACCCCATTGAACCTGGCGAGTCTTTCTCCTATGTTTTTGAAGTCCCCCACGGTGGCACCTACTTCTACCATTCCCACACCGGCCTGCAGCTTGATCGCGGCCTCCACGCCCCACTGATCATCCGTGACCCGCAAGACGCTGAGGACCAGGACGTCGAGTGGACCATCGTGCTCGACGACTGGGTCGATGGCATTCAGGGCACTCCCGACGATGAGCTCGACAAGCTCACCGGAATGGGTTCGGGCGACCATAACGGGAGGATGGGAATGGGAGGTCACGGCCAGATGATGCACGGCACCCCGGACCGGGTACTGGGCGGGGATGCCGGCGATGTGATGTATCCGCACTACCTCATCAACGGACGTATCCCCCGTGCTCACCGGACCTTCGAGGCTCGCCCGGGCGACAAGGCCCGCCTGCGGTTTATCAACTCCGGCGGTGACACCATCTTCAAGGTGGCACTCGGTGGTCACCGCATGACCGTCACCCACACCGACGGCTTCCCTGTCCAGCCCTGGGAGACCGAATCGATCTACCTGTCGATGGGCGAGCGTGTCGACGTCGAGGTCATCCTCGGCGACGGCATCTTCCCGCTCACGGCTTTGGCGGTGGGTAAGGACGACCGCGCCTTCGCCGTCATCCGCACCGCCGGCGGCCAGGCCCCCCGCCCCGATGTCGACTTCCCCGAGTTGTCGTCCACCGGACTGCTTCTGTCCTCCCTGAAGCCAGCAGACCGTGCACTCCTGCCCGAGGGCACACCAGACCGAGAAGTCAGCATCGACCTGGGCGGGCAGATGATGCCGTATGAATGGAGCATTCTCACCGACGGCCAATCCTCCTCCGCGACCGTGCAGGAGGGCCAGCGCCTGCGGATGGTCATGCGCAACAGGACCATGATGCCCCATCCCATGCACATCCACGGACACACGTGGGCGTTGCCCGGCAGCGGCGGGCTACGCAAGGACACCGTCCTTCTCCGCCACGGTGAAACCATGATCGCCGACCTGATCGCTGACAACCCCGGTGAGTGGGCATTTCACTGCCATAACGCCTATCACTTGGAAACCGGGATGCTCAGCTCGCTTCGCTACGAGTAA
- a CDS encoding TlpA disulfide reductase family protein has translation MLTAVTLVACSSDDGARNAVAVGGTFQFHSPGGQTEIIYAEEERAPLPDFSGPLLMEEGEEISLSDFEGEVVVLNAWGQWCAPCRAEVDDLQLVQETLDPLGGTVLGINVRDYNQTIAQDFKLDNAVTYPPIYDPPFRIAAALGGVPTSVIPTTIVLDRSHAETPSRSEPHTQTS, from the coding sequence GTGCTCACCGCCGTGACCCTGGTGGCCTGTTCCTCAGACGACGGCGCCCGAAACGCCGTCGCCGTCGGGGGCACCTTCCAGTTCCACTCACCAGGAGGCCAAACCGAAATTATCTACGCAGAGGAGGAGCGTGCCCCGCTGCCGGACTTCTCCGGCCCGTTGCTGATGGAGGAAGGTGAGGAGATCAGCCTGTCTGATTTTGAAGGCGAGGTCGTCGTCCTCAACGCTTGGGGCCAGTGGTGTGCACCGTGTCGGGCGGAAGTCGATGACCTGCAGCTTGTCCAGGAGACTCTCGACCCCCTCGGTGGCACGGTGCTGGGCATCAACGTCCGTGACTACAACCAGACCATCGCCCAGGACTTCAAACTCGACAACGCGGTGACCTATCCCCCGATCTACGACCCGCCGTTTCGTATCGCTGCGGCCCTGGGTGGGGTGCCGACCTCGGTCATCCCGACCACCATTGTCCTGGACCGAAGCCACGCTGAAACTCCCTCTAGATCAGAGCCTCACACACAAACATCCTGA
- a CDS encoding IS3 family transposase: MNRSYTKEQRRRALQVYKRTQSVTKTVRELGYPGRWTLYKWLREPAKPGRPRKQSKTLTRYPFEVKLRAVELFNAGWRPADIAVECELRSKMSVYSWAQRHREEGKWGLMSKRERKEHTRMPTRAAFEKSLADDPAELKKQMAQLLVDKAVLEKELELVKKDVSVIPGQLSNKHKAEVVDALRGEFPLSMLLAAIDLAASSFYYQLQQRFAPDKHARIRELLHEISSESNNTYGYRRLWWELRHRGIVISEKVVRRLMHEEGIRPWFPKRKWRYSSYQGEISPAPPNLVNRNFHAEHPNRLWLTDISVFATNQGRVYLSAIIDCFDGKVVAAKTSVHPTMELAEETLYAAIATEKPAMDGSLVIHSDRGAHYRGSSWRSMTEKFGILRSMSKKGCSPDNAACEGFFGRMKNEMYYGRTWQNPQELKEAIATYIEFYNDHRIKISLDGLSIAEYRKVNVA, encoded by the coding sequence ATGAACCGCTCATACACCAAGGAGCAGCGACGCAGAGCTCTGCAGGTTTACAAGCGCACTCAATCGGTGACCAAGACCGTCCGTGAACTTGGTTATCCAGGGCGATGGACGCTGTACAAATGGTTGCGTGAACCCGCCAAACCTGGTCGACCCCGCAAACAGTCAAAAACATTGACCCGCTACCCGTTTGAGGTCAAGCTTCGTGCTGTTGAGCTCTTCAACGCTGGTTGGAGGCCAGCTGACATCGCTGTGGAATGCGAGCTGCGCTCAAAGATGAGTGTCTATTCTTGGGCACAACGCCACCGTGAAGAGGGAAAATGGGGTTTGATGTCGAAAAGAGAACGCAAAGAGCACACTCGCATGCCCACCCGAGCAGCATTCGAGAAATCATTAGCCGATGATCCTGCAGAACTGAAAAAGCAAATGGCTCAACTGCTCGTTGACAAGGCTGTTTTGGAAAAGGAGCTGGAACTTGTAAAAAAAGACGTCAGCGTCATCCCGGGTCAGCTCAGCAATAAGCACAAGGCTGAAGTGGTTGACGCGTTACGCGGCGAGTTTCCGTTATCTATGCTGCTTGCTGCTATTGATCTTGCGGCATCAAGCTTCTACTACCAACTCCAACAGCGATTTGCTCCGGATAAGCACGCGCGTATCCGCGAATTGCTTCATGAGATTAGTTCTGAGTCGAATAACACCTACGGCTATCGCCGACTTTGGTGGGAACTGCGCCATCGCGGGATCGTTATCAGTGAGAAGGTCGTCCGCCGTCTCATGCACGAAGAGGGAATTCGTCCCTGGTTCCCGAAACGAAAGTGGCGTTACTCCAGCTATCAAGGGGAAATTTCTCCCGCACCACCTAACCTGGTGAACCGCAATTTTCATGCTGAGCATCCAAATCGGTTGTGGCTGACTGACATCAGTGTTTTCGCTACTAACCAAGGTCGCGTGTACCTGTCTGCCATCATCGACTGTTTTGACGGGAAGGTCGTGGCAGCAAAAACAAGTGTTCATCCCACCATGGAGTTAGCAGAAGAAACTTTGTACGCAGCAATCGCAACCGAAAAGCCGGCAATGGATGGCTCCTTGGTGATTCACTCAGACCGCGGAGCACATTATCGAGGCAGCAGCTGGCGAAGTATGACCGAGAAGTTCGGAATACTTCGCTCGATGTCGAAGAAAGGTTGTAGCCCCGACAATGCAGCATGCGAGGGGTTCTTCGGCCGAATGAAAAACGAAATGTACTACGGCAGAACCTGGCAGAACCCCCAAGAGCTCAAAGAAGCAATCGCGACATACATTGAGTTCTACAACGATCACCGAATCAAGATCAGCCTCGATGGTTTGAGCATTGCCGAATACCGAAAAGTCAATGTAGCGTGA